A portion of the bacterium genome contains these proteins:
- a CDS encoding prepilin-type N-terminal cleavage/methylation domain-containing protein has translation MKSQKGFTLIELLVVVAIIGILAAIAIPQFAAYKKRSFDARAESDLRNGVSA, from the coding sequence ATGAAAAGCCAAAAAGGTTTTACATTGATTGAATTACTAGTGGTTGTTGCGATCATTGGTATTCTAGCTGCGATTGCGATTCCGCAATTTGCTGCATATAAGAAACGTTCATTTGATGCTCGTGCTGAATCAGATCTTCGTAACGGTGTTTCTGCT